Part of the Streptomyces sp. WMMC500 genome is shown below.
CGCTCGGACGCCATCGCGCTGGAGAAGGCCGAGGGCAACCCGTACGTCAACATCCTGGCCGTGCCCGCCGACGACGCGGACGACCCCGAGATCAGGAAGCTCGGCGAACTGCTCCACTCCCCCGAGACCAAGGCGTTCATGGAGAAGGAGTTCCCGTCGTCCGTGCCGGTGTTCGGCCCCGTGGGCTGAGCCGTGGCACATCCGCCCGCGGATGCTGCATGCTGTCCGGGTCAGCTCGTCATCGGTCCACGCACTCGGAGAAGCGCATGTCATCCACCTTCCCGGACGTCTCCCTCAGCACGGACCGGCTGGTGCTCCGCCCGTTCGACGAGGAGGACGTGCCGGCGCTGACGGAGATGATGAACGACGAGGCCGTCACCGCGTGGACGCAGGCGCCGCACCCGTACACCCGGGACGACGCCCGCGACTGGGTGACGCGCGTAGCCCCGGCCGAGCGCACCGGCGGCCGGGGCATCGTCTTCGCGGTCTCGGAGTTCCTCACCCAGCGGCTCGTCGGCATCGTCCACCTCAGACGCACCGACTGGCGCACGCTGGCCGCCGAGGTCTCGTACGTCGTCGCCCCCTGGGCGCGCGGCGAGGGGTACGCCGCGGAGTCCGTGCTCGCCGTCGCGCGCTGGCTCTTCGACGTGCAGAAGTTCGAGCGTCTGGAGCTGCGCACCGCCGCGGACAACACCGCGGCGCAGCAGGTCGCGCAGAAGGTCGGCGGCATCAGCGAGGGCGTCCTGCGCAACGCCTGGATAGCGCGCACCCGCACCGAGGACGGCGGCTGGACGGACATCCGCACCGACCTGATCGTCTGGAGCCTGCTGCCGGAAGACCTGGACGCCGACGGCGAGAGTAGTGTGCTCTGACGCTCCCTCGCCGCCGGCGCGCGTGCGCGTGGACGGAACGTCCGCGCGTGCCGCCGCGGGCCGGGAGCGGGCGCCGGCCCGCCGGCGCGCCCCGCAGCCGACGACCAGGAGAGAAGTGAGCGATGGCGGACCGGGTCACCGTGATCGGGTGGGACGGTTCTCCGCTGACCGAGGCGGCGCGCGCCGCGCTCGGCGCGGCCAGCCTCGTGGCCGGGGCGGCGCACCACCTCGCCCTGCCCGAGGTACCGCCGGGCGCCGAGCGGATCCGGCTGGGCAGCGTGGGCCTCGCGGCCCGCAGGATCGCCCGGCACCGCGGCACGGCGGTGGTCCTCGCCGACGGCGACCCGGGCTTCTTCGGCGTCGTACGCACCCTGCGCGCCCCTGAACACGGCCTGGAGGTCGAG
Proteins encoded:
- a CDS encoding GNAT family N-acetyltransferase translates to MSSTFPDVSLSTDRLVLRPFDEEDVPALTEMMNDEAVTAWTQAPHPYTRDDARDWVTRVAPAERTGGRGIVFAVSEFLTQRLVGIVHLRRTDWRTLAAEVSYVVAPWARGEGYAAESVLAVARWLFDVQKFERLELRTAADNTAAQQVAQKVGGISEGVLRNAWIARTRTEDGGWTDIRTDLIVWSLLPEDLDADGESSVL